In Novipirellula caenicola, one genomic interval encodes:
- a CDS encoding PQQ-binding-like beta-propeller repeat protein, protein MSSRQESFRAWIPIPLLMIASIVLMGAAPAEEPRQGWPHLRGPHYDGRSAETGLADQWPTEGPPVLWTKELGQGYSGFVIVNDRAYTQYQTLTNQYVLCIDADSGRTIWRYRYDWAYQPTGLYPGPRSTPTIANGHVFFTTPSGAIYCLDIDGNLVWSRDLTAELGGKGTEFGYACSPTVTEGKVILPIGAIDGSMVALDQTDGSIVWKSGDEPASYTGALPITVDGHSQVIGYLENDLVGYDLETGARLWSHHLSNGYDEHSAWPIFNEPYLWTSAPFQAGSQLWKLSGRSSEDAGDASCTSVWQSPLMSNDVSSSVLVDGYVYGFDVAEAQSKAHRPTRGCFRCLDFLTGKQQWANGIAKTRRKTDFESNRDAAVVGHASVIEADGKLFLLNDLGDLILAEANPNQYIERGRVRVLER, encoded by the coding sequence ATGAGCTCTCGCCAAGAATCGTTCCGAGCGTGGATTCCGATCCCCTTGCTGATGATCGCCAGCATCGTCCTGATGGGCGCTGCACCGGCAGAGGAACCTCGGCAGGGTTGGCCCCACCTTCGCGGCCCCCACTATGACGGCCGCTCCGCAGAAACAGGACTCGCAGACCAGTGGCCCACCGAGGGACCGCCGGTGCTTTGGACCAAAGAACTCGGCCAAGGCTATTCCGGATTTGTGATCGTCAACGACCGTGCTTACACCCAATACCAAACGCTGACCAACCAGTACGTGCTCTGCATTGACGCCGATTCGGGACGGACGATTTGGCGGTACCGCTATGATTGGGCCTACCAACCCACCGGTCTTTACCCAGGCCCTCGCAGCACTCCGACCATCGCGAACGGGCATGTCTTCTTCACCACTCCCTCCGGAGCGATCTACTGCCTCGACATCGACGGCAATCTGGTTTGGTCGCGTGATTTGACCGCGGAACTTGGCGGCAAAGGCACCGAATTCGGCTACGCCTGCTCGCCCACCGTGACCGAGGGCAAAGTAATCCTGCCGATCGGCGCGATCGACGGCAGCATGGTGGCGCTAGACCAAACCGATGGATCCATCGTTTGGAAATCGGGCGATGAACCCGCCAGCTATACGGGGGCGTTACCAATCACCGTCGACGGACATTCACAAGTGATCGGCTATCTCGAGAACGATTTGGTTGGCTACGACCTCGAAACCGGGGCGCGATTGTGGAGCCACCACTTGTCCAATGGCTATGACGAACACTCCGCTTGGCCAATTTTTAACGAGCCTTACCTTTGGACATCGGCACCGTTTCAAGCAGGCTCGCAGCTTTGGAAGTTGAGTGGACGGTCCAGCGAGGACGCCGGCGATGCCAGCTGCACCTCGGTTTGGCAAAGCCCGCTGATGTCCAACGATGTCTCCTCGAGCGTATTGGTCGACGGCTATGTGTATGGCTTCGATGTTGCCGAGGCTCAATCGAAAGCCCACCGGCCGACGCGTGGCTGTTTCCGTTGTCTCGATTTTTTAACTGGCAAACAGCAATGGGCCAACGGGATCGCGAAAACGCGCCGCAAAACAGATTTCGAATCCAACCGCGACGCTGCGGTGGTGGGTCACGCCAGTGTGATTGAGGCCGACGGCAAACTGTTTTTGCTTAACGATCTCGGTGACTTGATTTTGGCCGAGGCCAATCCCAATCAGTACATCGAACGAGGCCGAGTGCGTGTGTTAGAGAGGTGA